The sequence CCATGTTCCAGTAAATGAAGACGGCAGCACACGCCCTGAGCCCCGACTCCCTGCCAGAGACGCGGCATCAGACCAGAAAGAATGAGGACGCGGCTCCAGGCTCACCCACGCTCAGGGCGGGGAGGGTGCGGCAGGGCCCTGGGTGGGCGCTGGTCCGGCGGGGGGGCCTcagctggaggcagggaggcggagaagcagagggaaatatggtccctgccccttccccgagCTGGCCTCAGCCCCAGGATCCCCGGGAGGGAAATCGCTGGGttggggggctggaggggggctGGCAGAGAGGGTTAGAGGTCCCCAGGCTGGGGCACAGGATGACCACGAGTGCACAGCATCTGACCAGGGCTGAAGGTGGGGGTAGAGCATACAAGGGGCCTGGAGGATGGGTCAGAGCAGAGtcccaggggctgggaagggccGGCAGAGGCAGAGGAGGTGGGGGCCATGGAGGACTCGGGAGCAGGGCAGCAGCAAGTCTGGTGCTTCTCCTGGCGGCACAGGGAGGAGGGTGTcggagtgggggagggtggagaCAGCAGGACAGCGAGGTGACAGGACGCAGCCAGGTCAGGCCTGGGTCCAGGACAAGGGAGAGTCGGCAGcagcaggagagggaaggagtgTAAGGGGGTCTCCCCAAGGAGCAGGTGGGGCCCCGACTTCAGGCCCTGAGTCCTGAGCTAGGCTCTGAGCTCGTTGCTGGCCAGGGCAGGCCACAAACATAGGTGTCCCAGCCGAGGGAACGCGACAGCCATGAGCTGGGCCAAACCCCGGGACCGGGTGGGTCTCCCGCCCCAGCAGGACCGCCTCAGCCCGGAAGGCCGGCAGCGGGCTCACGCAGCCGGTGGCCCCCCAGCAGGGAGCCATCTCACAAACGCCCCGGATCACAGGGTGCCCGCGCAGAACAGCCTGCTGTCACCATTTGATAGATGGGAACACAGGTCGGAGAGGGCTGCTGACTCCTGGCTCCACCTTCCAAACACACAGTGGGTGGGAGGGCGGCCCCTGGGCGGGCTGTGTCCAGGCTCTGCCCCCCGCCCCGTGCCAGTGGCCTCCTGCTCAGACCCCTCCCCTCGTCCACAGGTAAGTGAGCGAGGCCCAGTGGGTGGCGAGAGCTGCCCCACGCGGGCTCCGGGTGGCGCTGCTGGGCAACGACAGGGCGCTGAGCTCAGGCAGGGCCTCCCCTGGACAGAGGAGGCCACCAGGCAGAGCCCCCGGGGCGCAGGGAGGTTCCGTGTGTACAGCTCACACGCGAAGGCAGTCAGTCCTCGGGGGATGCCAGCCGCGACCGCGTCACCGTTACTGACACGGAGAAGTGGTGCCGGACCCCGTCGGGATGGGTGGGGGCAGAGCCTGGGCGGGAGACACAGGCCTGCGTGATCACGGACCGCACCCGTCCCCGCTAACACGGCCATCCAGTCATGACCAGTCCCAGTGGCTTTGTCCCAGCCCTCACCACTTGGCAGCAGGCCTAGGGGGTCAGACGGCCAGGCTGGGGCCGGGGCAGGTCCGCAGAGGGTCTCCACGCCCCTGTCTGGTCCCTGCTGCATAAACCCAGAGGAGACGGCAGGGACGCCGCAGGGGCTGCCTGTCTCCAGCCTCGGGGGGCCGGGCGGGAGGGGCTCactcctgcctgcctccctctgcTTCCCACCCCCCAGGAGGGCGACAGGAAGGGCCCCCCCTCTATCCTGAGACGAAGCCCGCAGGAGCGCCGCAGCCATGGGGCCGAGCCACGGAGGACCACGAGGCGCGTGCGGTTCCGCGAGCCCCTGGAGGTGGCCGTCCACTGTAAGAGGCGAGCGGGCCAGGCGGGGTGCAGGGACATCACCCAACATCTCACAGAGGGCTGTCCGCAGGGACCACAGTCACTGCCCTGTGCTCACAGGTGTAACCCCAATAaaacccaggcccctgggctCGGTCTGAACAGAGTGATGGTCAAGGAAACAGCAACCGGCAGGAAAAATATAACCAGAGCTGCCCAAGTCATTAGTGTCTTCCTGAAGGAAGGCCAGTGGGTAGGCGTTCCCAGAGCCCACCCGCTCTTCCTTCCAACGCTCTGAAGTTTCCCACCGCCCCTCAGCCTTCACTGCCCACCTCCCAaattctccccaccccctgccctctccACCCCAGTCTACCTCACTCCTTCTCCAGCCCTTCCCGTGGGACACTGCCCTTGTATCAGCTAGCTATGCCTCGTATCAAATCACCACAAACATAGCAGCTTCAAGCAACCCACGCTGATTATCTCAGTGGTCCCGTGGGTCAGGGTTCTGGGCGCAGCAAAGctggtcctctgctcagggtggCACAAGGCAGGCATCAGGGTGTCAGCCAAGGCTGGGCCTCACCTGAGGCTCGGGACCCTACTCCAAACTCACAGGGTTATTTGCAGAATTCGTGTCCTTGCAGCTGTACCTTCAAGGCCAGCAGCAGAGTCTCTCTCTGACCTCCAGACCCTCTTTTATAAAGAGCTtgcctgattaggtcaggcccacccaagACAATCTCCCTTTGATTGACTCGGTCCACCGTGGGGACTTCCATCACAGCTGCAGAACCCCTGCCCCTTTGCCATGTTCTGTTGGTAGAAGCAAGTCACAAGCCCCCCACACTAAGCAGAGGGGACCACACAAAGGTGAGGACCTGGGGGGATCGTGGGAGCATCTTTGATTCTGCTTCCACAGACCCCCCCCAAGGGAGGTGCTCCCTGAGTCCCGCCGAGTTGCGGATAAAACTCACTCCCCCGACATGTGTCAGTGTCTCCCTTGAAGGCCCATCGTAAACGTCGGGTCCAGGCCTCCCACAGGGGTCCTCAcccgccccgccctccccggTCCGGCCCCCAACCCCCAGAGCTTCCCAGCAGCCCCAGAAGCAGACACTCTCAGGCGGGGAGTCAGGGCCCAGACGGTCCGGGGCTGGTCTGGGGTCCCCCAGTGAGCAAGCGGAACGGACAGGAGGCGGGggggtcctgcctgcctctccaaaGTGCCAGCCCCTGCTGCCCCCCCAGGACCCCTGCAGTCTCCTCCTCCTGGGCTGCTGCAGGGGCCCCACACCCCACGCCCCCGCAGGGCCCCCGGAAGGCTCTGAGAGCAGCGCCAGCACCTGGAAGCCAGAATCTGAATCAGTGAGGCTGCGGCAGAGCCCTGGGTGGCGCCGGGCAGCCTGACCGGCCAGGGGGTATGGACAGCCGGCCGGGTCAGGACCTGCGGGGGCCCGAGTCTCCATCTGTGAAGAGGGGTAGCTCTAGCTGACCCAGCCCGTCTCGGGGTCCTTAGGGTGGGCGGGTGAGATGAGGGGCCCCGGGGGCTCCTGGCTGGCAGAGGCAGCGTGCCCTCCGAGCGGGGTGCCCCCCCGCTCCGCCCGAACCCACTCTCACTCTCCTCCCCAGACATCGCCTGCAGGAGGGAGCCCTCCGCCACGGCCAGGGGTAAGTTCTGAGCCCTCGGCCCTCATCCCTCAAAGCCCCAGCCCACACGCTTGCCCAGCACAGCCCCAGCTCCAGGCCACCACCAGACCCCCCACTGCTCCAGCCGGGCTCCCCACCCCGGCAGGGCCATGGGGTCCCTGACAGTCACGGGTCGGCGGCAGCACCCCTCGGGTACCTTCTGCCCCCCTCACTCCTTCCCCAGGGAGGGTGCGAGGGCAGGGCCTACGGGAGGCCCTGTTGCAAGGAGATCGCAGGCCCAGATAGGGCCGGGGAGACCCTCGCCGCAGGGGCCCACCCGACGGGCAGCACCGAGGTGCCAGCCTCCGGGTGAGCCATGCCCGCCCACCGCAGCCTCCCCACCAGCCCTGCAGGGAGGCGGGCGCCCAAGGGTCCTCACTGGGGCCGGGGCTCAGGCCCGCGGGCCGGGCTCACCAGTCCCCCCTCGGCCCCAGCGCCCGGCCGGCGCAGGCCCCGCGACGGCGCCCTGATCCTGCGGCTGACGGCGTGCGTCCTGCTGCTGCTGGCGCTGGGGCTGTGCTGCAGCCGGGCCGAGCCCGTGGCGCTGGCCCTGGAGGAGCTCCGGGCCCGGCTCCTGGTCCTCCTCCTGCGCCTGCGGCTCGCGGCCCTGGCCTGCTGGCGCCACCTCCTGCAGCTCTGACGGCCGACACTCACCTCCCCTGGGCCCGGGGGGCAACACTGCAGAGGGAGAGCCCCAGGTCGGGCTGGGGGCTTCCAGACAGCCCTGAGCCCTGGACTCAGCGGGGATGCTGCAGGCAGGGTGACTGGGAAAGGGGGGCCCACGGCTTGAGATCAGACGTGGGGTGCTGCGGCCTCGGATGCAGCAGGCGGCCCCCCAGCTCCAAGCAGGCAGCCCCTCCTATTTCACATGTTGGGGTGCCCTGTGAGGCTTTAGGAGAACAAGAATTCCACCACTGAAACTCAGGGTCCCACAGGTTCCAGCCCCCAGGCTACCCCTTgggcccctccctcaccccggTGGGAACTCTTGGTGACCTTGGGCCTGGCCCGGATGTGGCCGTGTGTAGCCCCTTGAGGACGGGGACACCCTCCCTATGTCTGTGGGAGTCCTAGGAGGAGGTAAAACTGGACTTTTGCTGCTTGGGGCCTGCAGCCCAGACCCCGAAACCCCTCTGGGAGAGGCTCGGGCTGCGGGGCGGGGGGTACTCCCTCCTGCAGTCACGTGCAGGGCAGCGCCCCGGAGCCCCCAGCTTGTCTGACGCCTGCACTGGGCCCAAGGCCTGGGGATCCCCTCTTGCCCCGGCTCCTCCCTAGCCGTCGGCCTGGGGGTGTGGCCGGCGCAGAGAGGACATCGGGGGGCCAAGAGGACCCCACCACCCTCAGGACACAGCCGTCTGCGCCCGGGTCCCAGCTGGCGCCGCGCGGCCTGGGAGTCCCGTGACTTTGTAGACGCCGAGCCTTCGTCCCCGTTGCCAGGCCAAGGAGGCCACGTGATGACGGACCCCAGGGTCCCCTCAGACGCTGCATGGAGCGGGGCCCTGAACAAAGCAGGGAGGCCCAGGGTCAGACACCGGGAGGCACCGCTAGGGGAGAAGCTGCACCCCCATAGCCTTCAGACGAGCGTCTACGCAGCCGCCGGTGCTGTGCTGTCCCTCCCACGGGCCTTCTCTAAGCATCTGTTCCACGGCTTACGTGGGGAGACACGGATTCTCTATTAAAACACACTGCACCTCTTTCAGTCTGGGGACTTTTACCCAAAGGAGGGAAATGGGGACCGATTTGCGGTGGGAGTCACTCCAGCGGCTGAGGCAGAGGTGGGCAAGCCGTCCCCTCTGGCCTCAGGGGCCGGGGCGGCAGCCTCCGGGGTCCCTTCGGGCTTCAGGACTCGGGGAGCCCCGAGTGGGGAGCCCAGCCAAGAGGGGCCCACCTCCAGGAGCAGTGTCCTAGTGGGGTCCACGGCGGGGCTCCGGGCCCTGGCCCTCGGGGACCCTCCAGcatcacacaccccacacacaccagcCCACCCCCCCCCAGCCTCGTCTCACCCTGCCCCCTGAAGAAGACAAGCAGGTTAAGCCCAGCGCCAGAGCCCTGGGGCAGgtactggggggcggggggagccgcCCAGAGGGGCTGGGCTGTGGCGCTCCCCTCCTCGCGGCCCCGCTGCGCTCAGCTAAGGGCTGTTCGCTGTTGCAAAGACATGTTCAGCCCTGGAGGGTCCGAGAGACCGTGACCCCCACTGTCTTCGGAAAAATGTTGCTCAAGGTGCACCCGACAACCCCAAGAATTCCAAAATTTGAAATCCATCCTCACACCCGTGAAGTCTCGACGGGAAGCAGTGAGAACGGAACCCATGAGAAAATGTGCGGATGTGAGGGTACAGCCGCTGTGGGGGAGGGGGACCAACTCCCAGTTGCTAGGAAGTTCCGGGAACTCCAGGAGCAAACACGGAGTGCAGTGCTTTAAGTCTTCAATCGAAAGCAGATACAACAATGGAAACAAGGCAAactggagatggagaaaagacggGCAAAGAGATGATTCCTCCTTGCCCACTTTAGAGGCTCaggtatttttgtttctattttgactTGAGAAATAGATGGATACAGTTAAGTTTAAGAATCTTTACTTTCAGTTAAGCCAGAAGTAGAAGTAAAACAGGATGTCCATTATCAAACAGCAGCGGGGAGAAGCAAGGCATCATGGAAGCGATCGGGTGCACCCACCTCAGGAGCCTCAGAGGCACGGCCACCCCTCCTGTCCGGCCCCGGAGGGTCCGTCCCCTGCCCACTGCAAGGGCGCGCGGCTCCTGTCCCAGTACCCCCTCCCCGGGGCCAGCTGTGCCTTTCCCAGAAGCCCCCGGGGTGGGGATGTCTGGGGTGCCGGTGCAGCCAGCCAGTGTGTCAGCGGCAGTCCCGCTCTGCAGGTGGCCCTGTAAGCGCACGCAGGTCTCTGCTCGCCTGACCAAGGGGCTGCTCAGATCAGCTCCAGGCCATCCACAGGCGTCAAATCCGCAGCAGACCCTCGGGCTCCGGAAGCCCACATCCTggccctgctcctccctccaggGCCCAGACGGCTGCTACCTGATGGGGGACAAGGCAGAGCCACCCCACCTTCTGCTGGAGACCAGGAGCTCTCCGGGGCCGGACAGGGTCCCCACGGCCAGTGGACTAGGGTGGGTGCATCCCCTTGGGGGCCTCAGGTTCTGTCAAAACACCTCCCCAAGGACCCTGCTGCTCTTCCCAAAACTCTCAGCCAGGCCCGGGGCCAGAGCATCTGAGATGCCAGAAACCTCAGTCACCCTGGTCCCAAGCCCCCACTCCCGAAAGGTGCCAGCTGAGCAGCGTCATGACAAGTGACCTGCAGCCTCGCTTCCCGGGCCCGGGCTGCCCGCCACACCTGGCACCTTGACCCAGGCCCAGATCCGTGGCCTCTGGACGCCCTGTTCCCCCGCTTTTTGGGAGACTGAACCATCCACCGGTGGTGAGAGCCATGGACATGGGGAGCTGGGGGCTCACCTTCCCCTGGAGGGTGGGGGGCAAACTAGCACGCAGGCCAGACCAGGAAACTATTTACTAAGctcaggggaggggcggggcgtgCTTACACCTCGGGCACCCCAATCCCGGACAGGACACGGAGGACAGGGTGCGGAAGCCGGGGAGCCCCGAGAGGAGGGGCGTCCACAGCCAAGCAGCCCCTGGTGGCTTGTCGCAGAGCTCCAGGGTCCCAGCTCCcctcccagctccaccacctGCTGCCGAGGGGGCAGGACCATGCCCTCGGGGCCTCCTGAGTTGGGAAGGCAGCCCCCTCCTCTGGGGTGCAAGGGGCCCTGGGGGCACCCGGGGACGGGGTTGCAGACAGCTGCCCGCTCTGGTCTCCACCCACACCTGCACGCTCCCACACACCTGTGCATGGGCACGCTCACCTGCACACTCACACCCACATTCACACACGCTCACACCTCGCCATGCAGGCCCatgtgcacactcacacacatgcacacactctgaCCACATATGCacccacatcacacacacacgcacaccctcaCGTGCctcacatgcacacagacactCGCAGTGGCACCTGGCCCCCGCTCCCCTGCGAAATGGCACCTCCACATCTGGAGTCCCTGTCTCCGCCCACCAACCACAAGCCCAGCCCGCACGGGGGCCCCCGGGGCCTCCCCGGGCAAGTCTCCAGGACGCCCGCGAAGCCACCACCTGACCCCAGGTCCAGCCCCCCGTGCCTGTGCTTCTAGCGCTGAGACTAGTCTGGCCCCAGGGGCTCTGGAGCCACAGCAGAGGGGACTCAGCCCTGGGTGGGGACCACCCGGGGCCAGAGGGCAGCTCCGTCCCACACTCGGCTCTTTCTCGCAGGTGGTGGGATTCTTGTCCACACGCGGCTCAGGAGCAAGTGACAAGTGTGACCATCGCGGGCCGGTGGGGTCACACTGGGGACTCGGGCTGCTGCCACGGAACCTTGCAGGAAATCACGCAGATGGCATCCAGCCGAGGCCCGGGGAGCAGGGGGACCACAGCCAGCCCGCTGGCCGGAGGGCGTCCCTCCAGGCTGACACGGGGACAGGCCCGTTGCCCCCGTGTGGCACCTGGGGGAGGCCCTCCCACCCCCGTCGGCTGCCATGCCGCTCAGGCTGGGAACGGGGCGCCTGGTGAGGGGGTCGCTCAGTACACGCAGTGCCGAGGGGAGGCATGCAAGTCGCGGGGGGCCGGGCACAGCCCCGGCCGCGGCCCCAGGGCAGGCCATGTGCCCTGGACGGGGCGTCCGGGGCCGGGTCTAGATGACAGCGCTCTTCTCGCCCTGGAAGGTGGCATGGGGGGCCGGCCTGGCCAGCAGCAGCTCCTTCTCGTGGACCAGTTTGTCCAGCAGGTCCTCCTGGCGGTAGTTGTGGTAGACTTTCAGGAAGGCCAGGATGGTGATGGCCAGCCAGGCCAGCCACGAGGCCCAGAGGCCGAACTGTGGGGGCAGAGGGCGGGGTGAGGGGGCCAGCCAGACCCAGTGGCCACCACCCGCCCCCCGGGAAAAGGACGGACCCGCTGGGGAAGGAACGAGGTGCTGCGGGGACAGGACAGGACGGGGACGTCACCCCCGGCATCTGGCGGCCCTCCCGGCCCCCAAGCTGTGCAAACGCTTTGGGAACTCTGCCCACCCTCACGCCCAGACAGGGCCCGGGAGGAGCTGGGGCCGCTCGGCTCCAAGGGAGCTCGTTTCATCCGTAATGGAGCCTCTTCCAATCGCCGGAACAAATTGACCTTTATCTGCTGTTTCCAAACAGTTGAAGGGGAAACAGTTTAATCAGAACCAGCCTCGAGCTGCAATTAAACTGACTCAATTGAGGGTGTTTGTCATCAGACTTAGCCTGTACCTTCCTTGATCTGATCGGCATAAATTCCATAAACTCAGGCTGGAGCATTTCCCACTAAATTTGCGTGAAGGTGTCTCCGGCAGGCTCCGCTCGTTTCAGCGGGACCCACACGACGTCCAGCACCCACTATAGGGCTCCTCGCCATAGAAAGAGTCCTCAGACCAGCCACTGGCCAATGCGGGTCCAGAGGTGGACCTGAAGGCTGGTGAGCCCTGCCCTGTGTTGAAAGGATCCACCCCCTGCCCAGGGGGCCCCGTCATCCCTGCCATCAAGGTCATCGTCAGGGTCAGATGCAGATTTTGAGGGACAGGCCCTCTCTGACCACATGTCCCGACATGCCTGTGTTCCAGCAGACAGGGTCCCCGGAGTTGCCCTGTGgtctcctggagggcaggggacgAAGCTGATAcaagggcagggctggaggagaaGGGTCTCCCCAACAGTGGCTGGGGGGCTCCTCCAAATGCAGGGGCGGATCCCCTCCTGGGACACCCTTCCTCAGACACTGCCTCGGCATCCCTCTCTGGGGACTCACTGTGAGCCCTCAGGCGTCTATCTGAGGGCCCACTTGGTGCCAGGACCAGAATCCAGACTCCCGGCCCCGGCACTGCAGACCCAGGATGACGCCCGGCTTCCTTCCCAGCACCACCGGGCACAGAGCCACGCCCTCACTCCCCAGGCCTCCCCGCCTCTGCAGTTAGCTCACGCTGTTCCCTCCTCCTCGGACGCCCCACAGCCCCCCCCTCCGCACCCCCTGCAGGCATCCTCTCAGTCTCCAAGATCCAGCCGTCCGCTGGGAAGCCTTCCCGACTGCTCCCCCAGCACAGGGCTCACTCAACTCCATCTCCTCTGCCTGGCACCGTCCTTAGCTACGAGTGTGCTTCCTGCCCcgggtggggtgaggggatggGTTCGCTGTGCACTCAGTGAATGTTCAGCAGTGAACGGCCCCCTGCCCAGCAATGCACGCCTGCCGTCCGCCTGGGCAGCGCCACCCACCTGGGCGATCGCCCCCTGCCCAGCAATGCACGCCTGCCGTCCGCCTGGGCAGCGCCACCCACCTGGGCGACCGCGAGCTGATCGTAGAAGGCAGAGTTGTCCGCGTTCAGTTCCAAGTCGACGTCCTGGAGCTCCTCGCAGCTACAACGGCAAGACGCAGGGTGGATGGGGACCGCTGGGGGACCAAGCACGGGGGGCAGCAGGGCATCACCCCCAAACGGCGAGCGGCTGTCCCCAAGGTGGGGCAGACAGGCGGGGTGGGGCCCCACGGGTGGGGCAGGGAACCTGCAGACCCGGCCCCCATGTGGCGCTGGACAGTGGGGGCCACCAGCGCTGCCCGTCACTCTCCTGGAGACCCCAGCCTCGGCCCCCGCAGAGCCAGGGGCCTCAGAAGCAGGGCTGCTGGGCTGCTGCTTCTGGCCCCTCGGTCCCCGGACTGAGCTGCACAGTAGCCCGGCTGGAGGGCCACGGGCATCCACGGGGGCAGCCCCGGCCAGCTGACCCGCTCACCCTTCACCTCCTGGGGCTGGCAGCACAGGCCAATGTAACCAGCGGGAACTAGCAGGGCAGACTACAAAGTGCTAGTGACCCCCACAAGCTCCTCGTCTGTAGACAGGCTGGGCCAGGCCAGCCTCAGAAGCCTGGGGTGAATGCGGCCTGGGCTCAGGGGCCCGTACCATCCGAGGTGTCAGCACACGTTAACGGGAGCGAGGTGCCTGGCAGAGGGAGGCCCAGAGGCCCCGGCGCGCGCTGCAAGGGGCTGGAGGGCTGGAAGTGGAGTTTGTGAGGGTAAAGAAAGTCTTTCTAGAGAAGCCCAAGGCCACACCCAGGGGCCTGCCCATGCTCCGAGGGCtctgggggggcggggcggggggggggcggtcagGAAGCAGGTGGACGGGGGCCCATCGGGCAGGGCGCAGCTCAGCATGGGCAAGACCCCAGCCCACAGAGGGGCTGCCCTGGTGTGGACCCCAAAAGAGCCACCCACCCAGGGTGCTTGAACTTCCCTCTGTTGCGTGCCCCAAGCTGCTGCAGAGGCACCCCGGGGACCCCCGAGGTGAAGGTGCAGGAATGGCAGGTAGAtgccccctgccccgcccactTCGGATCTTCTGTCCATTCTATACTTTAAGGTTCCAGATctgatttttcttaaagaaagaatcTGGAGTCTCTGGAAGAGGTAACCCAAGGGTCCCTGCCTTTCCAGGGGAATGGCCTGGGGCACTGGACGATGCCCCTTAGGGCTGGGCAGCGGGCAGCCCTTTGTCGGGGGTCAGGCAGTCACCATGCTCCACCTTGGGCCGCCCCCAAGCCAGAGATggcccctgcctcagggcccaGAGCCTCCGTCCCAGCCCCGAAGGCCTCCGTCCCCGACGCCCTCCGACCAGAAACTTCCACTCCCGTCCCTCAccgtccccaccccctccaccctcATATTCCACACCCTCCTTATTACCACACCTGGGCCCAGGCCTCTGCCCCCAACGGCAGCACAGGGTCGGCTCTCTGGGGCCTTCCGGGACCTGGAGCCCACCCTGTGGGGCCCCATCACCCAACCACGTGCCAGCAATGACGGGGAAGCCGGAACCTCCGACCTCCTGGGCCTCCATCCCCCCCATACCCCGATCCACCCCCAGGGTTTGTGGGGCCCCTGCTCTTGCGTGAAGCCGCTGTGGGCTCCCTGAACTGGGAAGGGGGTACGGGCCCCAGGGCAGGGGCGGCCAGGTGTGCACAGGCGGGGGAACGGGTGGGATGAGCAAAGCTGCGGGCTCAGGGCGGGGTTCGTGCAGGAAGACGTCATCCCAGGAGCGGCGGGCGGGGCCCAGGGCGCACCTGTGGGGCACGGTGCCCTTCTCCGTGACAGAGTCACACCACATGGTGAAGCCCACGCTCACGATGGTGCTGGCGATGAAGACCAGGAAGACCACGAAGGCGCTGACCAGCAGGTTCAGGAAGGCGTAGAGGAAGGAGCTGCAGCGAGGGCGGGAGGGGGTCACTGCGCCACCCCCGGTCTCCACAGCACCGCTGCAGGGCCAGGCGGCAGCGGGAAGGCAGCCCCCCGCCCTCGGGGTCCCAGCTGGGGTCTGGGCCCCAGATGACGGGGTAGGGCCAAGTGGGGTCACCAGAGGTCGCTTCCCCTCCGGCAGCGTTCCTCACCCCACAGGCCCACGCGCCGGCCAGAGCTGCCCAGCCCGTCCCCCCAAAGCCCGGGAGTGGGGACCATCTTATAGCGGAGTCACGGCCACCATTCAAACCCAAGGCCGCCTGGTTCCGAAGCGTCAGAACCAGCACCCATGCTGAAAAGGCCAGACAGCCTTTCAAGGTGGATCACCCTCGCGGGCACCCACCAAGCCCATTTACCCACACAGTCATCAATGCGGCTGGCCTGCACCTGCATAGGGGTCTGTGACCCTGCTCTGATTTCTCCACTGAAACCTGAAAGGCCATGGGGTGACCAGAGCGGGCACCTGGGGGACCCAGGAGGCAGGGCCGAGAGGGCAGAGCTCGCTCAGGGCCAGGCTGCACTGCCCCACGGGGCCAGGGCCTCTCCAGGGTCCATGGGAGCACGGCCCCCACTGGGGTGCTTTCAGAGGGCGGCGATGTTTGCCCTCTGATGGCACggcgggtggggggagggacgTGTGGGAACCCCCACCCACCAGACTCTCCTGCCGGCCTGGAAGCATCCACCGTCCCACCATCTCCAAACCACCCCCTGGAGATTCAGAGTCCTGCAGGAGAGCAGGCAGCTGAGCTGATGCCGCAAGGGGCAGGGGGCACAGGGCTGGCCCGTGGCAGGGGTGGCGTGGGCAGAGGAAACGCCCTCACGTGGGGCCGCAGCCTAGACCTACATCTAACCTGCTGCAGGTTTGATGTGAACATCAGTGCTTGCAGTACATTGAATCTGGGGGAAATGATTGATCAAATCTGGCTTCACGGGGAACATTCACTAaacaaggtgtcagctggggttTCAGCCAAGAAAACATCAAAGTTATTGTCACCGGACATGGTGACTATCA comes from Balaenoptera ricei isolate mBalRic1 chromosome 2, mBalRic1.hap2, whole genome shotgun sequence and encodes:
- the C2H14orf180 gene encoding nutritionally-regulated adipose and cardiac enriched protein homolog isoform X1 yields the protein MKTAAHALSPDSLPETRHQTRKNEDAAPGSPTLRAGREGDRKGPPSILRRSPQERRSHGAEPRRTTRRVRFREPLEVAVHYIACRREPSATARAPGRRRPRDGALILRLTACVLLLLALGLCCSRAEPVALALEELRARLLVLLLRLRLAALACWRHLLQL
- the C2H14orf180 gene encoding nutritionally-regulated adipose and cardiac enriched protein homolog isoform X2 — its product is MSWAKPRDRVGLPPQQDRLSPEGRQRAHAAGGPPAGSHLTNAPDHRVPAQNSLLSPFDRWEHRSERAADSWLHLPNTQWVGGRPLGGLCPGSAPRPVPVASCSDPSPRPQEGDRKGPPSILRRSPQERRSHGAEPRRTTRRVRFREPLEVAVHYIACRREPSATARAPGRRRPRDGALILRLTACVLLLLALGLCCSRAEPVALALEELRARLLVLLLRLRLAALACWRHLLQL
- the TMEM179 gene encoding transmembrane protein 179, whose protein sequence is MALNNFLFAQCACYFLAFLFSFVVVVPLSENGHDFRGRCLLFTEGMWLSANLTVQERERFTVQEWGPPAACRFALLASLLSLLLAAAHAWRTLFFLCKGHEGSFLYAFLNLLVSAFVVFLVFIASTIVSVGFTMWCDSVTEKGTVPHSCEELQDVDLELNADNSAFYDQLAVAQFGLWASWLAWLAITILAFLKVYHNYRQEDLLDKLVHEKELLLARPAPHATFQGEKSAVI